From the genome of Romeriopsis navalis LEGE 11480, one region includes:
- a CDS encoding glycosyltransferase — protein MKKLLNWAICAIISLSGLIGLYHLQNLQLSEATSFGLINLGIISIWRWSLFFIRLLRSWYYQLVVFPRWRKRSHQVEPEKLPHICFVVPTYKEQPWITERVFTAIVAEAKTLPQPITVLVSSSGEAENATIANLVAQHDPEAEFVQLILRTQQHGKRKAMADSLRELSSLDLPSNTTVVLMDGDSELAPGTLRKCLPLFELFPQVGAVTTDELPIVEGSRTFSEWFHLRFAQRHHQMCSDSLARKVMCLTGRFSIFRGAVAFNPSFADQLEFDQLNDWLWGNFKFLSGDDKSTWFWLLQRRYEMIYVPDALVYSIESVSGSVSDRAIANMRRWFGNMLRNNSRALALGPNTTGWGIWYALLDQRMTIWTSLITPSLLLLALIAGNWLTAGIIVAWICFSRPIMLMLLFLGRISKLKMIHFPILLLTQWVSGALKVQVQMNLVQQKWSNRGNQSVTVTGSARKRVTKHSLASFLVVSQIFSFILVMLCFAGIINPWQELTEVNFTQSIPQATPTVPSTVINASAYGVVPNDGQDDSAAIQQLLRQIAPNQQTQVVLPAGALSCQQPITLEHNNLTLKGQGIDRTVLTQTSGQPCILIQPEPHKSQRVQAVSLENLTIQTHSQPIATPVIQINQADETRIHQVKVITHQPAKSLDQPHKPIQIAASETPMMTFVAIESSSNPTVPIETLPATPSDEQARFQESPAALTLSLQE, from the coding sequence ATGAAAAAACTGCTTAACTGGGCGATCTGCGCGATCATCTCGCTTAGCGGATTAATCGGCTTATATCACCTCCAAAATCTTCAGTTGAGTGAGGCAACTTCTTTCGGCCTGATCAATTTGGGCATCATTAGTATCTGGCGCTGGAGTCTTTTCTTTATTCGCCTCTTGCGGTCTTGGTACTATCAGTTAGTCGTTTTCCCGCGATGGCGCAAACGCAGTCATCAGGTTGAACCAGAAAAACTGCCACATATTTGTTTTGTTGTCCCCACCTACAAAGAACAGCCCTGGATTACCGAGCGCGTATTTACAGCCATTGTGGCAGAAGCCAAAACCCTGCCCCAACCGATCACGGTCCTCGTGAGTAGTAGTGGGGAGGCCGAAAACGCGACGATCGCCAATTTAGTAGCACAGCATGATCCCGAAGCCGAATTCGTCCAGTTAATCTTGCGCACTCAACAACATGGCAAACGCAAGGCCATGGCCGATAGTCTACGCGAACTCTCCAGCCTCGATTTACCCAGCAATACCACCGTCGTTTTAATGGACGGCGACTCCGAATTAGCCCCCGGTACGCTGCGCAAATGCTTACCCCTATTTGAACTATTTCCCCAAGTGGGCGCAGTCACGACGGATGAATTGCCGATCGTTGAAGGATCAAGAACATTTTCTGAATGGTTTCATCTGCGATTTGCCCAACGCCATCATCAAATGTGTTCCGACTCCCTCGCCCGCAAGGTAATGTGTCTGACCGGACGCTTTTCCATTTTTCGCGGGGCCGTTGCCTTCAATCCTAGCTTTGCCGATCAGCTGGAATTCGATCAACTCAATGACTGGCTCTGGGGCAACTTTAAGTTTCTCTCTGGCGATGACAAAAGCACTTGGTTTTGGCTGCTCCAACGGCGCTATGAAATGATTTATGTCCCCGACGCACTGGTTTACTCGATCGAGAGCGTCTCTGGTTCTGTCTCCGATCGAGCGATCGCCAATATGCGCCGTTGGTTCGGCAACATGCTCCGTAACAATAGTCGAGCCCTCGCCCTCGGGCCGAACACGACCGGATGGGGCATCTGGTATGCCTTACTCGATCAACGCATGACCATTTGGACCTCACTGATCACACCCAGTCTCCTGCTCCTCGCGCTGATCGCCGGCAATTGGCTGACCGCTGGCATCATTGTGGCTTGGATTTGTTTTAGTCGGCCAATCATGTTGATGTTGTTATTTTTGGGCCGCATATCCAAGCTCAAGATGATTCATTTCCCGATTCTGCTACTGACCCAGTGGGTTTCTGGTGCGCTGAAAGTCCAAGTTCAAATGAACTTAGTCCAACAGAAATGGAGCAATCGCGGTAATCAAAGTGTGACGGTCACCGGCTCTGCACGCAAACGCGTCACCAAGCATTCCTTAGCCAGCTTTCTCGTTGTTTCGCAAATTTTCAGTTTTATTTTGGTGATGCTGTGTTTCGCCGGGATCATCAATCCTTGGCAGGAGCTGACAGAAGTCAACTTTACCCAATCCATCCCGCAAGCCACCCCCACAGTACCTAGTACAGTCATTAATGCCAGCGCCTATGGCGTCGTTCCCAATGATGGACAGGATGATAGTGCGGCCATCCAACAACTCTTGCGTCAGATCGCCCCAAACCAACAGACACAAGTCGTATTACCAGCAGGAGCATTATCCTGCCAACAGCCCATTACGCTTGAGCACAACAATTTGACGCTCAAAGGACAGGGCATCGATCGCACCGTCCTGACTCAAACCTCCGGGCAGCCTTGTATTCTAATTCAGCCAGAACCCCATAAGAGTCAGCGCGTGCAGGCCGTAAGCCTTGAAAATCTCACCATCCAGACACACAGCCAACCAATCGCCACGCCCGTAATCCAAATTAACCAGGCGGATGAAACCCGGATTCACCAGGTCAAAGTCATCACACATCAACCCGCCAAGTCACTTGATCAGCCCCACAAGCCGATTCAAATCGCCGCATCCGAAACGCCGATGATGACATTTGTGGCGATTGAGTCCAGCTCAAATCCCACTGTCCCAATCGAGACATTACCGGCCACGCCATCAGATGAGCAGGCGCGCTTCCAGGAGTCCCCAGCCGCATTGACACTCTCATTACAGGAATAA
- a CDS encoding HlyD family secretion protein, protein MLKSPLPDSKPQTPENSTVPQIHQGTGVAKRLLVSLACLGLGATALRIGSTVIQHRLTHFTVETGIINSRTVQLRAPIDGTIAAFYAQPGVPVQLGQVIAKITPPPIQKDGTMPRFQAKILSLRTQLSQAEQGIAQLQLQLGRLGNQDQAIQLTQKQVAATDLQAQQAAINSAIAKADAAKTEYRRLSALAQEGAIAGQLVDQTKMAWDVAEAEVNEAKAKLSSAQVTLTALQQNVPVTPNATLMDQRLSLQRLIQKQTELAQGLKAEIVSQQQQLQSRQTNQQTQQLEIPVKAPFSGVVYRTDREIGEQVNRPDLMLTIADCNNIWVEALLPIEQVQKIDATQPVQVLLAGQSTPQAGKIELIQATTIEALKQQSQAVVPLMPLSKQQQALVSRVTVKLPPLPEAAKLGQFCGIGQSSRLTFKTKSTRFF, encoded by the coding sequence ATGTTAAAGTCCCCTCTACCAGATTCAAAGCCCCAAACACCTGAAAATTCAACTGTTCCACAGATTCATCAAGGCACCGGCGTCGCCAAACGCTTACTCGTGAGCCTCGCTTGTCTCGGATTAGGCGCTACTGCCCTACGGATTGGCAGTACGGTCATCCAACATCGCCTCACGCATTTTACGGTCGAGACCGGCATTATCAATAGTCGCACCGTTCAACTCCGGGCACCGATCGATGGCACAATTGCGGCCTTTTATGCTCAACCCGGAGTACCGGTCCAACTCGGACAAGTAATCGCTAAAATCACACCCCCTCCCATCCAAAAAGACGGCACAATGCCGCGTTTTCAAGCCAAGATTCTGAGTCTGCGCACACAGTTGAGTCAAGCGGAGCAGGGCATTGCCCAACTCCAACTCCAGCTTGGACGGCTGGGCAACCAGGATCAGGCGATCCAATTAACCCAAAAACAAGTCGCGGCCACCGATTTACAAGCTCAGCAGGCTGCTATCAATTCGGCGATCGCGAAAGCTGATGCGGCCAAAACAGAGTATCGCCGATTGAGCGCTTTAGCCCAGGAAGGGGCCATCGCCGGGCAATTAGTCGATCAAACCAAAATGGCCTGGGATGTCGCAGAGGCAGAAGTGAACGAAGCAAAAGCCAAACTATCTTCCGCCCAAGTTACCCTCACCGCGCTCCAGCAAAACGTGCCCGTCACGCCCAATGCAACCTTGATGGACCAGCGACTGTCACTCCAGCGCTTGATTCAAAAACAGACGGAATTGGCACAGGGCCTTAAAGCTGAAATTGTCAGCCAGCAACAACAATTGCAATCACGCCAAACTAATCAACAAACACAACAGCTAGAAATCCCTGTCAAAGCCCCATTTTCCGGGGTGGTTTACCGCACCGATCGAGAAATCGGGGAACAAGTCAATCGGCCCGACCTAATGCTGACAATCGCCGACTGTAATAACATTTGGGTCGAAGCATTACTGCCAATCGAGCAAGTTCAAAAAATTGATGCAACTCAACCAGTTCAAGTCCTGCTCGCAGGCCAGTCGACGCCCCAAGCCGGAAAAATTGAACTGATTCAGGCAACCACCATTGAAGCACTGAAGCAACAATCGCAAGCCGTCGTCCCCCTAATGCCACTTAGCAAACAACAGCAGGCACTCGTATCCAGGGTCACAGTCAAGTTACCCCCCCTGCCAGAAGCCGCAAAATTAGGCCAGTTTTGTGGCATTGGCCAGTCTAGTCGCCTCACATTCAAAACTAAATCAACGCGTTTCTTCTAA
- a CDS encoding polysaccharide lyase, translated as MTLRLGLGLLLLLTLEGCKSSNSASLLAGPKIWQSDRQAKSELLNWQAHWQVRPRGQWGAQNLQLITDPNGQYPQIWRVRYPQGSASPRVHRRKKAPLGGTQFYADLGMSPRTSARLSYAVRFAPEFDFVKGGKLPGLFGGQGRHGRRRRRRNEGFSTRLMWRRNGRGEVYAYLPTSVKYGTSLGRGKWRFHPGVWHRINQEIVLNHPDQKNGQMRVWLDGKLVLEETQLQFRTHDRLKIEGIFFSTFFGGGNASWATPKAVYIDFSDFSITAVR; from the coding sequence TTGACGTTGCGACTTGGTCTGGGTTTATTGTTGCTGTTGACGCTGGAGGGTTGCAAATCAAGCAATTCTGCCAGCTTGTTGGCGGGCCCCAAGATTTGGCAGAGCGATCGTCAGGCCAAAAGTGAGCTACTGAATTGGCAAGCCCACTGGCAGGTTCGGCCCCGTGGGCAGTGGGGCGCGCAAAATTTACAGTTGATCACTGATCCCAACGGTCAATATCCGCAAATCTGGCGTGTGCGTTATCCCCAGGGGTCGGCCAGTCCGCGCGTACATCGGCGCAAAAAAGCCCCGCTCGGTGGCACACAGTTTTATGCTGATTTGGGCATGTCACCGCGGACGTCAGCGCGTTTGAGCTACGCGGTTCGGTTTGCCCCGGAGTTTGATTTTGTCAAAGGGGGAAAGCTGCCGGGTTTATTTGGGGGGCAGGGGCGGCATGGCCGGCGACGACGGCGGAGAAATGAGGGATTTTCGACGCGATTGATGTGGCGGCGGAATGGGCGGGGTGAAGTTTATGCCTATCTGCCGACGAGTGTGAAATATGGCACGTCCCTTGGCCGTGGAAAATGGCGGTTTCATCCCGGTGTTTGGCATCGGATCAATCAGGAAATTGTCTTGAATCATCCCGACCAGAAAAACGGCCAAATGCGAGTTTGGCTGGACGGCAAACTTGTGTTGGAAGAAACGCAGCTTCAGTTTCGGACCCACGATCGATTAAAAATCGAGGGGATCTTCTTTTCCACGTTTTTTGGCGGCGGTAATGCTTCTTGGGCAACGCCGAAAGCCGTCTATATCGATTTTTCTGATTTCTCGATCACGGCGGTGCGATGA
- a CDS encoding S-methyl-5'-thioadenosine phosphorylase, protein MSPVKIGIIGGSGLYKMEALKAVEEIQVDTPFGPPSDALIQGNLDGTPVVFLARHNRHHTILPTELPFRANIYAMKSLGVEYIISASAVGSLKAAAKPLDMVIPDQFIDRTRNRISTFFGEGIVAHITFGDPVCPQLSQIITESAQSLQLDGIDVHAGGTYVCMEGPAFSTKAESHLYRSWDATIIGMTNLQEAKLAREAEIAYATLALVTDYDCWHPDHDSVTVEMVIGNLHKNAENAQKVVREAVRRLSHNPPESDAHNALKYGILTPLDQVPDATKQKLQCILAKYL, encoded by the coding sequence ATGTCCCCAGTCAAGATCGGTATTATCGGCGGTAGCGGCCTCTACAAGATGGAAGCGCTAAAAGCGGTGGAGGAGATTCAAGTCGACACCCCCTTTGGTCCGCCTTCCGACGCATTGATTCAGGGCAATCTCGACGGCACGCCGGTGGTCTTTCTCGCTCGCCACAACCGCCATCACACAATATTGCCAACGGAACTGCCGTTCCGCGCCAATATCTACGCGATGAAAAGCCTCGGTGTGGAATATATTATTTCCGCCTCCGCGGTTGGGTCACTCAAGGCCGCCGCAAAGCCGTTGGATATGGTGATTCCGGATCAGTTCATCGATCGCACCCGCAACCGCATCTCAACTTTCTTTGGTGAGGGCATTGTGGCCCACATTACCTTTGGCGATCCAGTCTGTCCCCAACTCAGCCAAATTATTACTGAATCCGCTCAAAGTCTCCAGCTTGATGGCATTGATGTCCATGCCGGTGGCACCTATGTCTGCATGGAAGGCCCCGCATTTTCGACCAAGGCAGAATCACATCTCTATCGCAGTTGGGACGCCACGATTATTGGCATGACGAATTTGCAAGAAGCCAAACTCGCCCGCGAAGCCGAAATCGCCTATGCCACATTAGCGCTCGTCACGGACTATGATTGCTGGCATCCGGATCACGATAGCGTCACCGTAGAAATGGTCATCGGCAACTTGCATAAAAATGCCGAAAACGCCCAAAAGGTTGTGCGAGAAGCAGTTCGACGTTTAAGTCATAATCCACCGGAATCAGATGCACACAACGCCTTGAAATACGGAATTTTAACGCCACTCGATCAAGTCCCCGATGCCACGAAGCAAAAACTCCAATGCATCTTGGCAAAGTATTTATAG
- a CDS encoding Tab2/Atab2 family RNA-binding protein, whose translation MRQPPVPLPENLWGNDWQFASVKAVDLPDLYEGQLIRFLQVNNIPTPLELKLASSLPIPGVVINAGRKSLQLAQWVQDVAPVSLHAIAGELDGLVLYAGAVDRWILTTSDAPEVKTAGITFEQRKATAQGLHFLLIQPDDSGMTHTGFWLLQAAP comes from the coding sequence ATGCGCCAACCCCCTGTGCCACTACCGGAAAATCTCTGGGGCAACGACTGGCAATTTGCTTCAGTCAAAGCAGTTGATTTACCCGATCTCTACGAAGGGCAACTGATTCGTTTTTTACAAGTCAATAACATCCCCACCCCCCTTGAGCTCAAACTGGCGTCGAGTTTGCCAATTCCTGGGGTGGTGATTAATGCCGGACGCAAATCCCTTCAACTAGCCCAATGGGTACAGGATGTTGCACCCGTTTCACTACACGCGATCGCTGGTGAACTCGACGGATTAGTCCTGTATGCGGGGGCCGTCGATCGGTGGATTCTCACAACTTCCGATGCCCCCGAAGTCAAAACCGCCGGCATCACGTTTGAACAACGCAAAGCCACGGCCCAAGGTTTGCATTTCCTGCTGATTCAACCGGATGATTCGGGCATGACGCACACGGGGTTTTGGTTATTGCAAGCCGCACCATAA
- a CDS encoding permease gives MTQLNSAFTLFLSLLVEAIPFLILGVLFSGILQYFISERWLLKWMPTNPLLGSFVGSCIGFLFPVCECGNVPVARRLLMQGVPSPVAIGFLLAAPTINPIVFWVTWTAFRGQPEIVFYRIGISLAIATIIGWVFSCQKDLRPFLRPNVSAAITARQKYLGNINESRSEVAGLQTDNQSSLLQSGTFFLGQSNKALPEDASGMQAAMLAMGGQRISRWQLLLDSMIQELRELAAVLVIGSAIAAGIQVFIPREVVISLGQGNISSIIAMMLLAALVSICSTVDSFFALSFASMFTTGSLIAFLVFGPMIDIKGVGLLSSVFQPRAIFYLLALAAAMTFLSALVLNFYIS, from the coding sequence ATGACCCAACTCAACAGCGCCTTTACTCTGTTTTTGAGCCTTCTCGTCGAAGCAATTCCTTTCTTGATTTTGGGGGTTTTGTTTTCTGGTATCTTGCAATATTTCATCAGTGAACGATGGCTGTTGAAATGGATGCCAACTAATCCCTTACTCGGCTCGTTTGTTGGCAGTTGTATTGGTTTTTTGTTTCCCGTCTGTGAATGCGGGAATGTCCCAGTCGCACGGCGTTTACTGATGCAGGGTGTGCCATCGCCGGTGGCGATCGGCTTTCTCCTAGCCGCACCCACAATCAATCCGATCGTCTTCTGGGTGACTTGGACAGCTTTTCGGGGCCAACCAGAGATTGTGTTTTACCGCATCGGTATTTCCTTGGCGATCGCGACAATCATCGGATGGGTTTTTAGCTGCCAGAAGGATTTGCGCCCGTTCCTCCGGCCCAACGTGAGTGCCGCGATCACAGCCCGTCAAAAATATTTAGGCAATATCAACGAGTCCCGCTCCGAAGTCGCGGGCCTCCAAACCGACAATCAAAGTTCACTCCTCCAATCTGGAACTTTTTTCCTGGGTCAGTCGAATAAAGCATTACCCGAGGATGCATCAGGCATGCAAGCCGCCATGCTCGCGATGGGTGGACAACGCATTTCGCGCTGGCAATTGTTGCTGGACAGCATGATCCAGGAATTACGCGAACTCGCCGCAGTGCTAGTCATTGGCAGTGCGATCGCTGCGGGCATTCAGGTGTTTATTCCCCGTGAAGTCGTGATTAGTCTGGGACAAGGCAACATCAGTTCGATTATTGCCATGATGTTACTGGCCGCCCTCGTCTCCATCTGCTCAACCGTCGATTCATTTTTTGCGCTGTCCTTTGCGTCGATGTTTACCACGGGTTCGCTGATCGCCTTTCTGGTATTCGGCCCCATGATTGACATCAAAGGGGTTGGTTTACTGAGTTCCGTCTTTCAGCCACGGGCCATTTTTTACCTATTAGCCCTCGCCGCTGCCATGACTTTTCTCAGTGCTTTGGTCTTAAATTTCTACATTAGCTAG
- a CDS encoding phosphoadenylyl-sulfate reductase, translating into MAQLASPLTEQDIAKLEAELAGQTPQKILEAALQQFDNIAISFSGAEDVVLVDMACKLKKDVKVFSLDTGRLHPETYQFLDTVRKHYGIELEVMYPDSTAVEQLVKQKGFFSFYEDDHKECCGIRKVQPLRRKLASVDAWITGQRKDQSPTRADVPTVQIDNGFGTADHQLIKFNPLANWSSEEVWFYIRSYEVPFNPLHEKGFVSIGCEPCTRPVLPNQHEREGRWWWEEASKKECGLHSVNLEK; encoded by the coding sequence ATGGCTCAACTCGCTAGCCCCTTGACTGAACAAGATATTGCCAAACTCGAAGCTGAACTGGCGGGCCAAACACCCCAAAAGATTCTTGAAGCCGCATTGCAACAGTTTGACAACATTGCAATCTCCTTCAGTGGGGCGGAAGATGTTGTCCTAGTTGATATGGCCTGCAAACTCAAAAAAGACGTTAAAGTATTTAGCCTCGATACAGGACGTTTACACCCGGAAACTTACCAGTTCCTCGATACGGTCCGGAAGCATTACGGTATCGAGTTGGAAGTCATGTACCCCGATTCCACAGCCGTTGAGCAGCTCGTCAAGCAAAAGGGATTCTTCAGCTTCTACGAAGATGACCATAAAGAATGCTGCGGCATCCGCAAGGTCCAACCGCTACGCCGCAAACTCGCGAGCGTTGATGCTTGGATCACCGGCCAACGGAAAGACCAAAGTCCCACCCGTGCCGACGTACCAACCGTCCAAATCGACAATGGCTTTGGCACCGCGGACCACCAGTTGATTAAATTTAACCCCTTAGCCAACTGGAGTTCGGAAGAAGTGTGGTTCTACATCCGTTCCTACGAAGTGCCCTTCAATCCTCTACACGAAAAAGGGTTCGTTAGTATTGGCTGCGAGCCTTGCACCCGGCCGGTACTGCCAAATCAGCATGAACGAGAAGGTCGCTGGTGGTGGGAAGAGGCATCTAAGAAAGAATGCGGCTTGCATTCCGTCAATTTAGAGAAATAG
- a CDS encoding S8 family serine peptidase — MTNPNNNPAEGNAQMPAENRGLVLQRGGQEMILEKINDRFTVGQLKTDDTDQLAMRLHAQFNPGKMPTQIAEFLVDPNEQEQAMRSARSSGQVGYASHVYQVKDDPTSRIYLTEQITVQFTPQTTATQITEIIQPLGLRQVKPIEDLLNTFVMELTAATTENPLKITNRLMQEAAVLTAEPNIVVAAQSHYRPRDPLYAKQWHLNHNGGRELTPGSHIYAEAAWDVTRGHRSIVVAVMDDAIDTNHPDFQGPGKIVAPRDFKGRDFQPDPGENWEDHGTACAGVAVAEENGIGVVGVAPECALMPIRTTGYLDDQTIEELFTWATENGAAVISCSWGPSAVNYPLSLRQKAAITRAATRGRRGKGCVILFAAGNANRPTNGTINEAGWERNTLSGPTKWYGGFTVHPDVITVAACTSLNRKSAYSNWGREISVCGPSNNAPPGVGLPSIGYVATPPQLRSSTPGLGIVTTDRIGAPGYDRSNYDDNFGGTSSACPLVAGVAALVLSANPQLTAREVRQILEQTADKILDPNPDPQFGLRKGTYESNGRSDWFGYGKVNAQKAVNAARSRRVNNYRVNRWLSALSNNKIAIPDGATSGISSRINIAEQDQVKNLQVTVDIDHQYLGDLSIELIAPSGEVALLQGRTLGRRTKLQTIYDLQNTPNLQRLLDQSTRGAWQLRLSDAIDGDQGTLNWWKLTIGV; from the coding sequence ATGACTAACCCCAACAATAATCCTGCGGAAGGCAACGCCCAAATGCCAGCGGAAAATCGGGGACTCGTGCTGCAACGTGGTGGCCAAGAAATGATTCTGGAAAAGATCAACGATCGCTTCACCGTGGGCCAGCTCAAGACCGATGACACCGACCAATTAGCCATGCGGCTCCACGCCCAGTTCAACCCCGGCAAAATGCCCACCCAAATCGCCGAATTTCTCGTGGATCCCAATGAACAAGAGCAAGCGATGCGGAGCGCTCGCTCCAGTGGTCAAGTCGGCTACGCCAGCCATGTTTACCAAGTCAAAGATGATCCGACTTCCCGAATTTATTTAACGGAACAAATCACGGTCCAGTTCACCCCCCAAACCACAGCCACGCAAATCACCGAAATTATTCAGCCCCTCGGCCTACGCCAAGTGAAACCGATCGAAGATTTGCTCAATACATTCGTCATGGAGCTGACCGCAGCCACCACTGAAAACCCACTCAAAATTACGAATCGCTTGATGCAAGAAGCGGCGGTGCTCACCGCTGAACCCAACATTGTGGTCGCCGCCCAGTCCCACTACCGCCCACGAGACCCGCTATATGCCAAGCAATGGCATCTCAATCACAATGGTGGGAGGGAGTTGACCCCCGGCTCCCACATTTATGCCGAAGCTGCCTGGGACGTCACCCGAGGGCATCGCTCCATTGTCGTTGCCGTGATGGATGACGCGATCGACACCAATCATCCCGACTTTCAAGGGCCAGGCAAAATCGTTGCCCCTCGTGACTTCAAAGGCCGCGACTTCCAGCCCGACCCCGGTGAAAACTGGGAAGACCACGGCACCGCCTGTGCGGGGGTCGCGGTGGCCGAGGAAAATGGCATTGGAGTTGTCGGGGTCGCACCGGAATGTGCGTTGATGCCGATTCGCACGACGGGCTATTTAGACGATCAAACGATCGAAGAGCTGTTTACGTGGGCCACCGAAAACGGCGCCGCCGTGATCTCCTGCAGCTGGGGGCCGAGTGCGGTCAATTATCCCCTCTCTCTCCGCCAAAAAGCGGCGATTACCCGTGCCGCCACCCGGGGCCGCCGCGGTAAAGGCTGTGTGATTCTGTTTGCCGCTGGCAATGCCAATCGCCCGACTAACGGCACCATCAACGAAGCCGGTTGGGAACGCAATACCCTGAGTGGCCCCACCAAATGGTATGGCGGTTTTACCGTGCATCCTGATGTGATCACCGTCGCCGCTTGCACCAGTCTCAATCGGAAATCGGCCTATAGCAACTGGGGGCGTGAAATCTCCGTTTGCGGACCCAGCAATAATGCCCCTCCCGGCGTGGGTCTACCCAGCATTGGCTATGTCGCTACCCCCCCACAACTGCGATCGTCTACCCCCGGACTCGGCATTGTCACAACGGATCGGATCGGAGCACCGGGCTATGATCGGAGCAATTACGATGATAATTTTGGTGGCACATCGAGTGCTTGCCCCTTAGTTGCTGGCGTTGCCGCGTTAGTGCTATCGGCAAATCCGCAACTGACCGCCCGCGAAGTCCGACAAATCCTCGAACAAACGGCTGATAAGATCCTCGACCCCAATCCCGACCCACAATTTGGCCTTCGGAAAGGCACCTATGAATCAAATGGCCGCAGCGATTGGTTTGGCTATGGGAAAGTCAATGCCCAAAAAGCCGTCAATGCCGCCCGCAGTCGCCGGGTCAACAACTACCGGGTCAACCGTTGGCTCTCCGCCTTGAGTAATAACAAAATCGCCATTCCCGACGGTGCCACATCCGGAATCAGCAGTCGGATCAATATTGCCGAACAAGATCAGGTCAAAAACCTCCAAGTTACTGTTGACATTGATCACCAATACTTAGGGGATCTGAGCATCGAACTCATTGCACCGTCCGGCGAAGTCGCTTTACTGCAAGGCCGAACATTAGGCCGACGCACCAAATTGCAAACGATTTACGACTTACAAAACACGCCCAATCTACAACGCTTACTCGACCAGTCAACTCGTGGGGCCTGGCAGCTCCGACTCAGCGATGCAATTGACGGCGATCAAGGCACGCTCAACTGGTGGAAGTTAACGATCGGCGTCTAA